AATGCCTGACGTCCCAATAACCGAAAGTCCACCTTCAATCCCAAGTTTTGGATTAAAGGTCCGTTTGGCCAGTTCTACACCCTGAGGAATCGAGATTTCCACATTCCAGCCTTCACTTCCCTGATGGCCGGTTTGAGCCAACACTTCAGCAATAACTTCCCGAATCATCTCCCGGGGAACAGGGTTAATAGCCGCCTGGCCCACTGGGACGCTTAAGCCCGGCGAAGTCACGGTGCCAACACCCTGGCCTGCAAAAAAGTGTACACCTTCTTCTTTTGCCGGAAAAACTCTGGAAAATATTTTTATCCCATTGGTCACATCCGGATCATCCCCGCTGTCTTTAATCACTGAACAGGAGGCTTCATGACTGTCAAAATGCTGATCATGAATCAGCAAATCCAGATCCCAGCCTTTGGGCGTTTTTATTAAAACACTCTCCTGCTTATCCTGATTTAAAAACATCAAAAGGGCCGCTTTAGTGGCGGCCGTTGCACAGGAACCAGTGGTATAACCGTAACGCAAGACTTTTCCGTTCTTTTCAATGGTTTTGTCAAACATTGGCTCAATCCTTAAAAAGAGGATAATCTTTTTTGATCAGCATTGTTGACAGGTAGGGGATTTTTCCTTTTAAAACATTGATATCCGTAACCACATTCTGGGTTTCCATTCCAATATTGGAAACCAGTACAAAAGATTTTTCAAGTCCACGGGCTTCCAGTTCTTCTGCCATCAACTGGTTATTGGCGGAAATTTTCATTACCACGATATTTTTATGCGCATCAAGAATCTGTCTGATTTCTTCAATCGGCTGAGTCATTGCCACAACACCTAAAGATTCTTCACCTTGAGTCAGGGGAATGTTTAGCTGAGCCCCCAGATTACAGAAAGAAGGAATACCTGATAGGGTTACCACTTCGATATCACGTTCTAGCAGAAACTCCATGACATAGGAATAAGTGGAGAAAACCATAGGATCTCCCAACGTAATAAATGCAACATCCTTACCCTGATTTAAAAGTTCTTCGATCTCATCGGCATTTTTCTTCCACTGGGCTTCCAAGGTTTCTCGCTCGGCACTTAATGAAATCATCGGGAAGTTCATTTCCAGACATTTTGACAAATCCTCAATATGCGGTTTAACAATATTAAAGGCAATACTGTCAGTCCCCATTTTCTTAGTAGGTGTAATTACCACATCACAGTCTTTAAGCACTCTCGCCGCTTTGACGGTCAACAGATCAGGATCTCCCGGTCCGACACCAATCCCATAAAAAATTCCTTTACTCATCAATCTACCATTCCCTTCCCAGTTGATACAGCATGGCATTTAAAATCGCTGCAACTACCGGACTGCCACCTTTTCGTCCGTTAATGCGCACATAAGGGCTGTCAATAGCATCCAGTGCCTGCTTTGATTCCGCTGCACCAACAAAACCAATTGGCGCACCAATAATCAGGTCTGGTTTGGCACTACCCGATTTAATAGCCTCAATTAAAGTATAAAGTGCTGTTGGGGCATTGCCGATTGCAAAAATTCCCACCGACTCATCTGCCAGGGCTTTTTGAATAGCCACTGTTGAACGGGTTACACCCCGCTCCTTAGCTTCTTTCATCACTTCGGGTTCGTGAACATAATTGACAATTTCAATCCCGTGATCTGCAAGAGCTTTTTTATTAACGCCAACCTGAATCATTCGCGTATCGGCATAGATTTTCTTGCCTTTTTTGAGCGCTTCCATTCCTTTAGCATAGCCGTCATTACAGAATTCTAAAAGATCTGCATACTCAAAATCAGCGGTTGTATGAATGATTCGCTTAACAATTGGGGCAATATCATCGGGAAATACCTTATCTCCCAATTCTTCGGTAATAATTTCAAAACTGCGTTCTTCAATTTCTCTCGGATTATTAATATATTCCATTTTAGTCTCCTTAAATTTTAACTGGACTGCTGATTCAAACAGAACTGTCGAGCATCACTGCAGTCAATTTCAATACCGCCACCAATCAGGCGATTTTCAAAAACACCGGTATAGTCTTCTGTCGGCAAACGTTTTTTAACACCTTCTAAAAACAATACCTTGTCAAAAGCGTTTTCTTCGTACATCACGCCAATTACTGTCCCGCTATGGCCGATCACCGTTCCCAGCCCACCGCATTCTTCCATCAGATCCACCATCAGATCCAAATGCTTTTTGGGCAGCCGCTTCTGGTTCAAATAAGCACTCAAAGTACAGGCTCTGCCTATTTTTTTCAAATCATTATCAGCAAGTCCCTGTTCAAACTCACTGATAATTTTTCTAAAAATACCCAAATCTTTCTGCGAATAATCGTCCTGGGATTCATTGAAAGTCATGGTGTCAATCCCACCACAAAAATCAACAATCATCAAGTTCGCTTCGATCAGGCCATCAAGTTCTTTTAGCACCTGACCCGTTATATGATTAAATAAATTTAGCTTCTCGAACATCAAATTGTCTGAAGGCTCTATTTCCGCACATAATCGACCAATATCTATTGACTTTAAACCCAGATCATAATAAGCTGACAAACCTGCCGCGACTCCGGACAGATCAGCTGTCGAACTTGCCATTCCTTTTTTCTCCGGGATCTGGCTCTGATGGGTGATCATCAGTCGTTCCCACTGGTTTCTGGCAATTCCATAACGCTCAAAAATCAGTCTGGCCATTTTCTGGGCTTTAAACTTCAGATTACTGTTTCTGAATTCACCCGCTTCGATGGTAATTGTTGAATACCGGTCAATCGGGCTGGAAATTAAACAGGGACTGCCCTCAAACCAGCCCTGAATATATTCACCGCAAGTTCCCGGGCTTTTAACAATCACCTTTTTCATTGTGTAGCCTCCCGATGATTTTTTACAACGCTCAAAAGAGCCTCCAAAAATTTAGGGTTACTGT
This genomic interval from Eubacteriaceae bacterium ES3 contains the following:
- the cobI gene encoding precorrin-2 C(20)-methyltransferase, whose protein sequence is MSKGIFYGIGVGPGDPDLLTVKAARVLKDCDVVITPTKKMGTDSIAFNIVKPHIEDLSKCLEMNFPMISLSAERETLEAQWKKNADEIEELLNQGKDVAFITLGDPMVFSTYSYVMEFLLERDIEVVTLSGIPSFCNLGAQLNIPLTQGEESLGVVAMTQPIEEIRQILDAHKNIVVMKISANNQLMAEELEARGLEKSFVLVSNIGMETQNVVTDINVLKGKIPYLSTMLIKKDYPLFKD
- a CDS encoding precorrin-8X methylmutase is translated as MEYINNPREIEERSFEIITEELGDKVFPDDIAPIVKRIIHTTADFEYADLLEFCNDGYAKGMEALKKGKKIYADTRMIQVGVNKKALADHGIEIVNYVHEPEVMKEAKERGVTRSTVAIQKALADESVGIFAIGNAPTALYTLIEAIKSGSAKPDLIIGAPIGFVGAAESKQALDAIDSPYVRINGRKGGSPVVAAILNAMLYQLGREW
- a CDS encoding GHMP kinase; the encoded protein is MKKVIVKSPGTCGEYIQGWFEGSPCLISSPIDRYSTITIEAGEFRNSNLKFKAQKMARLIFERYGIARNQWERLMITHQSQIPEKKGMASSTADLSGVAAGLSAYYDLGLKSIDIGRLCAEIEPSDNLMFEKLNLFNHITGQVLKELDGLIEANLMIVDFCGGIDTMTFNESQDDYSQKDLGIFRKIISEFEQGLADNDLKKIGRACTLSAYLNQKRLPKKHLDLMVDLMEECGGLGTVIGHSGTVIGVMYEENAFDKVLFLEGVKKRLPTEDYTGVFENRLIGGGIEIDCSDARQFCLNQQSS